In one Neobacillus sp. CF12 genomic region, the following are encoded:
- a CDS encoding endospore germination permease yields the protein MGDPKEITTLQATTVLISTIIGVGVLPLPLFAVRAGETSAPFVTLIGIFLAAIGLFILTYLGMRHPQKTIITYSQDIIGKWLGKIFSLFVIFFFLILTSLAAREFGAVVVTAVLRETPLEVTVVVMLLLASISCRNNINVFSYIHNFYVPMILAPVLIVVAFSLKNANLLYLRPIFLGNDLQDMAAGILTISALFQGSFIITMIIPSMKSPKKALQASFWGILISGGLYLLIVIATVAIFGPEEIKQIFWPTLELARTTAVPGNILQRLDIIFLAVWVLAVFTTLFSSYYFTIHSIKELFRLKDHKMLSYFILPFVFFLAMLPQNVLHMYEIIQYIGRAGLMITVMYPATLLMIDFLRSWRRKKNVAKSS from the coding sequence ATGGGGGATCCAAAGGAGATCACAACACTTCAAGCAACAACCGTATTAATTAGTACCATTATTGGGGTAGGCGTGCTTCCTTTACCGTTATTTGCAGTTAGGGCGGGTGAAACAAGTGCACCATTTGTAACCTTAATCGGCATTTTTTTGGCTGCAATTGGTTTATTTATTCTTACCTACCTAGGGATGCGACACCCTCAAAAAACAATTATTACGTACAGCCAAGATATTATCGGTAAATGGCTGGGAAAGATTTTTAGCTTATTTGTGATCTTCTTCTTTTTAATTTTAACCAGCCTGGCAGCACGGGAATTTGGTGCTGTAGTCGTAACGGCTGTTTTAAGAGAAACACCTCTTGAGGTTACTGTTGTTGTTATGCTTTTACTGGCGTCTATTAGCTGTAGGAATAATATCAATGTTTTTTCTTATATCCACAATTTTTATGTCCCCATGATATTGGCGCCTGTATTGATTGTGGTTGCATTCTCATTAAAGAATGCCAATCTCTTATATTTGCGTCCAATATTTTTAGGGAATGATCTTCAAGATATGGCTGCTGGCATACTTACGATTTCAGCGTTATTTCAGGGGTCATTTATTATCACAATGATTATCCCCTCCATGAAATCGCCAAAGAAAGCATTGCAAGCTAGTTTTTGGGGTATTTTGATTTCAGGTGGTTTATACCTATTAATTGTTATCGCAACAGTGGCTATATTTGGACCAGAAGAAATTAAACAAATCTTTTGGCCAACTTTAGAACTGGCTAGGACAACTGCTGTACCTGGTAACATACTGCAAAGATTAGATATTATCTTTTTAGCAGTTTGGGTTTTGGCTGTATTTACTACTTTATTTTCAAGTTACTACTTTACCATTCATTCTATTAAAGAGCTATTCAGACTAAAGGACCATAAAATGCTCAGCTATTTTATTCTGCCGTTTGTGTTTTTTTTGGCAATGTTGCCGCAAAACGTTTTACATATGTATGAGATCATCCAATATATCGGAAGAGCAGGCTTGATGATTACGGTCATGTATCCAGCAACCCTTCTAATGATTGATTTCCTCAGGAGTTGGAGGAGGAAAAAAAATGTGGCAAAATCATCGTGA
- a CDS encoding gamma-glutamylcyclotransferase family protein has protein sequence MERHFVFVYGTLRRHERNHYLLEGGKLVAKQAWTNGKLYDTGLGYPALQESRANVVYGELYLVSDKQLSRLDELEGYSMDGSDNLYDRVKQLIIHDKGETQAYIYTIAEKNQHMLNTPIKSGDWKEYRLRNKDSILYFAYGSCMDDARFKLAKVDHYFQKVTGTGILQGYTLRFSVHMHDGGRADIVEEGGMVEGKVYEIPADCVSYLYRREGVGSRLYRPAFVDLSINGTLYKDVLTFVVVQKGAETAPPEHYAEEILRGGTHFLSETYLEGLKEHINILCKLK, from the coding sequence GTGGAGAGGCATTTTGTTTTTGTTTATGGGACGCTTCGGAGGCATGAACGCAATCATTATTTGTTGGAAGGTGGGAAGCTTGTTGCTAAGCAGGCTTGGACGAATGGTAAGTTGTATGATACTGGTTTGGGGTATCCAGCATTACAGGAGTCAAGAGCGAATGTGGTGTATGGAGAGCTATATTTAGTATCGGATAAACAGCTTAGTAGATTGGACGAGTTGGAAGGATATAGTATGGATGGTAGTGATAATTTATATGATCGTGTGAAACAACTTATCATACATGATAAAGGTGAAACACAAGCTTATATTTACACCATAGCAGAAAAGAACCAGCATATGTTAAATACTCCCATCAAAAGTGGTGATTGGAAGGAGTATCGCCTCCGCAATAAAGACTCAATCCTATATTTTGCGTATGGAAGCTGCATGGATGATGCGCGCTTTAAACTCGCGAAGGTTGATCATTATTTTCAAAAGGTGACAGGCACCGGTATCTTGCAAGGCTACACATTACGTTTTTCTGTTCATATGCACGATGGTGGTCGTGCTGATATTGTGGAAGAAGGGGGGATGGTGGAAGGGAAGGTGTATGAGATTCCTGCAGATTGTGTGTCTTATCTTTATAGGCGAGAAGGGGTAGGTTCACGTCTGTACCGTCCTGCTTTCGTAGATCTTTCGATTAATGGAACACTATATAAAGATGTATTAACCTTTGTCGTGGTTCAAAAGGGAGCAGAAACAGCACCACCTGAACATTATGCTGAAGAAATTTTGCGTGGTGGCACCCATTTTTTAAGTGAAACTTATCTAGAAGGTTTAAAGGAACACATAAATATATTATGTAAACTAAAATAA
- a CDS encoding DUF5957 family protein, with translation MRVLLLFFTGFVLGLLLTEVINIFGFLLYDQTIGIKFFPIIMGIVLAGIDLLLRRKSKLPNYKSSLH, from the coding sequence ATGAGAGTACTTTTACTATTTTTTACTGGTTTTGTTTTAGGATTGCTTCTTACTGAAGTAATAAATATATTTGGCTTTTTGTTGTATGATCAGACCATTGGAATAAAGTTTTTTCCAATAATAATGGGAATTGTCTTAGCAGGAATTGATCTGCTTCTTCGCAGGAAATCAAAACTTCCAAATTATAAGAGCAGCCTCCATTAA
- a CDS encoding DUF6220 domain-containing protein: protein MKSNEVSTRFKVSGVSFALLSILFLICILVQVFFAGLAIFVNPANWTKHTGFIHLFEFIPVLMFIIAFVGKLPRWVIGHSAALFGVIFVMYFTANITPVLPWAAALHPVMAFVLFWMSVKSVPKVWEMTFKRKQREGVAAE, encoded by the coding sequence TTGAAAAGTAATGAAGTTTCAACTAGATTCAAAGTTAGCGGTGTAAGCTTTGCATTGCTGTCGATTTTATTTTTAATTTGTATACTTGTTCAAGTATTTTTTGCAGGGTTAGCCATTTTTGTAAATCCTGCAAATTGGACAAAACATACAGGATTTATCCATTTATTCGAATTTATCCCTGTTCTAATGTTCATTATTGCGTTTGTTGGTAAATTACCGCGCTGGGTAATCGGACATAGTGCAGCATTATTTGGTGTTATTTTCGTTATGTATTTTACTGCAAACATAACTCCTGTCCTCCCTTGGGCCGCAGCCCTCCATCCAGTAATGGCTTTCGTTTTGTTCTGGATGTCAGTCAAGTCTGTCCCAAAGGTATGGGAAATGACATTTAAGAGAAAGCAACGTGAAGGGGTTGCTGCAGAATGA
- a CDS encoding spore germination protein, with protein sequence MVEKKGDTPPTSSSLVETEKKVKEILGNNDDLQIKHFKIFGKFPAASVYLSSLVNQDVINQDILRPLMYEPEHLMGREKPLSELINLIITETLYHSQAKVGDSIDQLIELMLRGETVIFINGIKEAIHIGTRKVEKRSIAQPETEQVILGPREGFIENISTNISLLRYRLPTPDFQVKTMKIGRLTKSTVAICYLKGIANETVIKEVEKRLSEIDIDAILDVGYLEQFIEDNPFSPFPQTQTTERPDKTVANLVEGRVAILVDGSPFSLMVPVVFNQFYQTTEDYSSRFLMGSFVRIARVLALVFSLIFPSLYVSLISFNPELLPTEFAVAVAGGRSGVPYPAVIEVLIIEVAMEILREATVRLPKQVGGALSIVGVLVIGQAAVEAGLSSPITVVVIALTTIGSFATPTYTAAFALRMLRFPIMILSGIFGLYGVMVGVIFIFNHMLSLKSFGVPYMAPVSPENYQGMKDVVIRSPLWWMPKRPGFLQPANQNRLSQNDNKILEHNKVGNDQREDTSNGGSKGDHNTSSNNRIN encoded by the coding sequence CTGGTAGAGAAAAAGGGAGACACACCACCAACTTCTAGCTCATTAGTGGAGACAGAGAAGAAAGTTAAAGAAATCCTTGGCAATAATGATGATTTACAAATAAAACATTTTAAAATTTTTGGGAAATTCCCCGCTGCTAGCGTATACCTTTCAAGTTTAGTGAACCAGGATGTAATCAATCAGGATATTTTAAGGCCACTAATGTATGAACCTGAGCATTTAATGGGAAGGGAAAAACCTCTGAGCGAATTAATCAACCTCATCATAACTGAAACTCTTTACCATAGTCAGGCTAAGGTAGGGGATAGTATTGACCAATTAATTGAGTTGATGTTACGCGGGGAAACCGTCATTTTCATTAATGGAATCAAGGAAGCTATTCATATAGGAACACGCAAGGTAGAAAAGAGATCGATTGCCCAACCGGAAACCGAGCAGGTTATTTTAGGACCACGGGAGGGTTTTATCGAAAATATCTCTACGAATATTTCCTTGCTTAGATATCGTCTGCCGACTCCAGACTTCCAGGTGAAAACAATGAAAATCGGACGCTTAACCAAATCAACCGTGGCAATTTGTTATCTGAAAGGGATAGCGAATGAGACGGTAATAAAAGAGGTAGAAAAAAGGTTATCAGAGATTGATATCGACGCCATCCTTGATGTGGGATATCTAGAACAATTTATTGAAGACAATCCGTTTTCACCCTTTCCACAGACCCAAACGACAGAAAGACCGGATAAAACAGTAGCCAATTTAGTTGAGGGCAGGGTAGCAATTCTTGTCGATGGTTCTCCATTTTCTTTGATGGTTCCAGTTGTGTTTAACCAATTCTACCAAACAACAGAGGACTATTCTTCAAGATTCCTAATGGGGAGTTTCGTAAGGATTGCACGTGTGTTGGCACTAGTCTTTTCACTTATCTTTCCGTCCCTTTATGTTTCTTTGATTTCCTTTAATCCAGAGCTGTTGCCGACTGAATTTGCAGTAGCTGTTGCTGGTGGACGTTCAGGGGTTCCTTATCCCGCTGTTATCGAAGTCTTGATTATTGAAGTTGCGATGGAGATATTACGAGAAGCCACCGTTCGGCTTCCAAAACAAGTAGGTGGCGCTTTATCAATTGTTGGTGTGCTGGTTATTGGACAGGCTGCTGTTGAAGCGGGTTTATCTAGCCCAATCACCGTTGTCGTTATTGCCTTAACCACGATTGGCTCTTTTGCAACACCTACCTATACAGCTGCTTTCGCACTACGAATGCTGCGATTTCCAATTATGATATTATCTGGGATTTTTGGACTATACGGCGTTATGGTCGGGGTCATCTTTATCTTTAATCACATGCTATCATTAAAATCCTTTGGTGTACCGTACATGGCACCAGTATCTCCGGAAAACTACCAGGGAATGAAGGATGTTGTTATCCGTAGTCCTTTATGGTGGATGCCAAAAAGACCTGGATTTCTTCAACCAGCCAATCAAAATCGATTGAGTCAAAATGATAATAAAATTTTAGAACACAATAAAGTTGGAAATGATCAGCGGGAGGATACATCAAATGGGGGATCCAAAGGAGATCACAACACTTCAAGCAACAACCGTATTAATTAG
- a CDS encoding spore germination protein, with product MKSHFFKKNNRFKMETSKEIIDNETSNQETSFSVDLSRDEELIKKLYPFPQNIDFQVRKINIPMMGKEGVIFYIPSLTDVKMVDEHIIKPLLTNRDRTAKEVPLIISASAINEEKSLSKAIKELNTGNTLLIIDHEPRCHVINTSTAAGRSVEKPQNETTLFGPKEAFVERADINISLIHKKIRSEDFTVEKMVIGERSNNEVFIIYNKKLAGDRVLNEVKARIGAVQRDAVQNLSLLIQHIEDKKASLFPTILLTERPDRAASFIEDGHVIVVMNNSPFAVVAPATFWAFYHSADDHYLRFMYGNFTRFLRMTAMFITLFTPSIYIAITNYHIEMLPPNLLLAIAGAKEMVPFPAILELLMMELAFELIREAGIRVPTPIGPTIGIVGALILGQAAVEANVVSPIVVIVVALTGLSSFSISDVNLNYAIRIARFGFLLAASVFGIFGMVGR from the coding sequence ATGAAAAGTCATTTTTTTAAAAAGAATAACCGATTCAAAATGGAAACTAGTAAGGAAATTATTGATAATGAAACGTCGAATCAAGAAACTTCTTTTTCTGTGGATTTATCAAGAGATGAGGAACTTATTAAGAAGCTCTATCCTTTTCCACAAAACATTGATTTTCAAGTGCGCAAGATTAACATTCCCATGATGGGAAAAGAAGGGGTTATTTTTTATATTCCATCATTGACCGATGTGAAAATGGTCGATGAACATATCATAAAACCATTGCTCACAAACAGAGATAGAACTGCCAAAGAAGTGCCCCTTATAATAAGTGCCAGTGCCATCAATGAAGAGAAAAGTTTAAGCAAAGCGATAAAAGAATTAAACACAGGAAATACTTTACTAATTATTGACCATGAGCCTCGCTGCCATGTGATCAACACGAGTACGGCGGCCGGAAGAAGTGTAGAAAAACCACAAAACGAAACGACATTATTTGGTCCGAAGGAAGCTTTCGTAGAAAGAGCAGATATAAATATTTCTCTCATTCATAAAAAAATTCGATCAGAGGATTTTACAGTTGAGAAAATGGTAATTGGTGAGCGTTCAAATAATGAAGTGTTTATTATTTATAACAAAAAGTTAGCTGGGGATAGGGTTCTAAATGAAGTAAAAGCGAGGATTGGGGCTGTTCAGAGGGATGCGGTTCAAAATCTCAGCCTTCTCATCCAACATATTGAAGACAAGAAGGCTAGTCTTTTTCCAACCATATTACTGACCGAAAGACCGGATAGAGCGGCTTCTTTTATCGAGGATGGTCATGTCATCGTGGTCATGAACAATTCTCCATTTGCTGTTGTTGCGCCAGCGACTTTTTGGGCTTTTTATCATTCTGCGGATGATCATTATTTACGGTTTATGTATGGAAACTTTACACGTTTCCTCCGCATGACAGCCATGTTTATTACATTGTTCACACCATCCATCTATATCGCGATTACCAATTATCACATTGAAATGCTGCCGCCAAATTTATTATTAGCCATTGCAGGTGCAAAAGAGATGGTGCCATTTCCGGCTATTCTTGAACTCTTGATGATGGAACTTGCCTTTGAATTAATTCGAGAAGCAGGGATACGCGTACCCACCCCAATCGGACCAACGATTGGTATTGTGGGAGCATTGATACTTGGGCAGGCTGCAGTTGAAGCCAATGTCGTCAGTCCCATTGTAGTAATCGTCGTTGCTCTCACAGGTTTGTCTTCCTTCTCGATAAGTGATGTTAATCTAAATTATGCCATTAGAATTGCTAGATTTGGGTTTCTTCTTGCTGCCAGCGTTTTTGGGATATTTGGGATGGTTGGTCGTTAG